The following coding sequences lie in one Danio rerio strain Tuebingen ecotype United States chromosome 25, GRCz12tu, whole genome shotgun sequence genomic window:
- the mhc1lfa gene encoding major histocompatibility complex class I LFA precursor has product MDKILLLFLFLLPTSAPKGSHSLCLLATYIKGPSPFPELSGVMMLDDIPLLYYNGDTKTFFMRGNTTAEDNVFDANAFLSIIGHIQSSFVDRWGLASRDLNKTDRIFTLQQLVLCELSEDGEHGKMISRDAVEGTTTDELQHVDHKFTYKHTLNVSAYLIDFYLELTKSLHKTLFQPTCFKTLSGYLIQRRNQINRKVKPKVRLFKKELSSGFIVSCLATGFYPRHINLTLLRDGQPVSDHDVTGGDLLPNGDGTYQMRKSLEIRAEERQKHKYSCSVKHLSLDNKLHVDLDFDHSKPFQSVIPSVLTVLALLLVFGVAAVIWKRKCRDSVKCGYSAASTSVENMETT; this is encoded by the exons ATGGACAAAATACTCCTGCTTTTTCTCTTTTTACTTCCAACTTCTGCTCCAAAAG GCTCTCACTCTTTATGTTTGCTTGCTACATACATAAAAGGGCCATCGCCGTTTCCTGAATTGAGTGGTGTCATGATGCTGGATGATATCCCACTTCTATACTATAATGGTGATACAAAGACTTTCTTCATGAGAGGAAACACAACGGCTGAAGATAATGTGTTTGATGCAAATGCTTTCCTCAGCATTATTGGCCATATACAGTCATCTTTTGTTGACAGATGGGGATTAGCATCAAGAGACTTAAATAAAACTGACA ggATTTTTACACTTCAGCAGCTTGTTTTGTGTGAACTAAGTGAGGATGGTGAACATGGAAAAATGATATCACGTGATGCTGTTGAAGGAACCACCACAGATGAACTGCAACATGTTGACCATAAGTTTACATACAAGCATACTTTAAATGTTTCAGCTTATCTAATAGATTTTTACCTTGAATTGACAAAGAGTCTTCACAAAACTTTATTCCAACCAACCTGCTTCAAAACTCTCAGTGGTTATCTTATACAAAGAAGAAATCAAATCAATAGGAAGG TGAAACCTAAAGTCAGGCTCTTCAAGAAAGAACTGTCTTCTGGGTTTATTGTGAGTTGTTTGGCGACAGGATTTTACCCTCGTCACATCAACCTGACCCTGTTGAGAGATGGACAGCCTGTATCTGATCATGATGTCACTGGAGGAGATCTGCTGCCCAATGGAGATGGGACGTACCAGATGAGGAAGAGTCTGGAGATCAGAGCAGaggaaagacaaaaacacaagtactcctgctctgttaaacacctcAGTCTAGACAACAAACTCCATGTTGATTTgg ACTTCGATCACAGCAAACCCTTTCAGTCAGTGATTCCTTCAGTTCTGACAGTTTTGGCTCTGTTATTGGTGTTTGGAGTCGCAGCTGTGATATGGAAAAGAAAATGTAGag ATTCTGTTAAATGTGGTTATTCCGCAGCTTCTA CATCTGTAGAAAATATGGAGACAACATGA
- the mhc1lfa gene encoding major histocompatibility complex class I LFA isoform X1 translates to MDKILLLFLFLLPTSAPKGSHSLCLLATYIKGPSPFPELSGVMMLDDIPLLYYNGDTKTFFMRGNTTAEDNVFDANAFLSIIGHIQSSFVDRWGLASRDLNKTDRIFTLQQLVLCELSEDGEHGKMISRDAVEGTTTDELQHVDHKFTYKHTLNVSAYLIDFYLELTKSLHKTLFQPTCFKTLSGYLIQRRNQINRKVKPKVRLFKKELSSGFIVSCLATGFYPRHINLTLLRDGQPVSDHDVTGGDLLPNGDGTYQMRKSLEIRAEERQKHKYSCSVKHLSLDNKLHVDLDFDHGEPFKLLIPTVLVVLTICSTFIKERGRKVCDEVDSYVRPGATWNGEWLQESCGAMTRVFMHVAKGAFLDKLYDVSF, encoded by the exons ATGGACAAAATACTCCTGCTTTTTCTCTTTTTACTTCCAACTTCTGCTCCAAAAG GCTCTCACTCTTTATGTTTGCTTGCTACATACATAAAAGGGCCATCGCCGTTTCCTGAATTGAGTGGTGTCATGATGCTGGATGATATCCCACTTCTATACTATAATGGTGATACAAAGACTTTCTTCATGAGAGGAAACACAACGGCTGAAGATAATGTGTTTGATGCAAATGCTTTCCTCAGCATTATTGGCCATATACAGTCATCTTTTGTTGACAGATGGGGATTAGCATCAAGAGACTTAAATAAAACTGACA ggATTTTTACACTTCAGCAGCTTGTTTTGTGTGAACTAAGTGAGGATGGTGAACATGGAAAAATGATATCACGTGATGCTGTTGAAGGAACCACCACAGATGAACTGCAACATGTTGACCATAAGTTTACATACAAGCATACTTTAAATGTTTCAGCTTATCTAATAGATTTTTACCTTGAATTGACAAAGAGTCTTCACAAAACTTTATTCCAACCAACCTGCTTCAAAACTCTCAGTGGTTATCTTATACAAAGAAGAAATCAAATCAATAGGAAGG TGAAACCTAAAGTCAGGCTCTTCAAGAAAGAACTGTCTTCTGGGTTTATTGTGAGTTGTTTGGCGACAGGATTTTACCCTCGTCACATCAACCTGACCCTGTTGAGAGATGGACAGCCTGTATCTGATCATGATGTCACTGGAGGAGATCTGCTGCCCAATGGAGATGGGACGTACCAGATGAGGAAGAGTCTGGAGATCAGAGCAGaggaaagacaaaaacacaagtactcctgctctgttaaacacctcAGTCTAGACAACAAACTCCATGTTGATTTgg ACTTTGATCACGGTGAACCATTTAAATTACTGATTCCTACAGTTCTGGTGGTTTTGACGATTTGCAGTACGTTTATTAAAGAGAGAGGGAGGAAGGTCTGTGATGAAGTCGATAGCTATGTGAGACCAGGGGCGACGTGGAATGGCGAGTGGTTGCAAGAGTCCTGCGGGGCGATGACGAGAGTATTTATGCATGTTGCAAAGGGTGCATTTCTTGATAAACTTTATGATGTCTCCTTTTAA
- the mhc1lfa gene encoding major histocompatibility complex class I LFA isoform X2, whose amino-acid sequence MDKILLLFLFLLPTSAPKGSHSLCLLATYIKGPSPFPELSGVMMLDDIPLLYYNGDTKTFFMRGNTTAEDNVFDANAFLSIIGHIQSSFVDRWGLASRDLNKTDRIFTLQQLVLCELSEDGEHGKMISRDAVEGTTTDELQHVDHKFTYKHTLNVSAYLIDFYLELTKSLHKTLFQPTCFKTLSGYLIQRRNQINRKVKPKVRLFKKELSSGFIVSCLATGFYPRHINLTLLRDGQPVSDHDVTGGDLLPNGDGTYQMRKSLEIRAEERQKHKYSCSVKHLSLDNKLHVDLDFDHGEPFKLLIPTVLSVTLMLVFGVAAAVIARKRRCSDSIKSGYASASTSEESMDMSLK is encoded by the exons ATGGACAAAATACTCCTGCTTTTTCTCTTTTTACTTCCAACTTCTGCTCCAAAAG GCTCTCACTCTTTATGTTTGCTTGCTACATACATAAAAGGGCCATCGCCGTTTCCTGAATTGAGTGGTGTCATGATGCTGGATGATATCCCACTTCTATACTATAATGGTGATACAAAGACTTTCTTCATGAGAGGAAACACAACGGCTGAAGATAATGTGTTTGATGCAAATGCTTTCCTCAGCATTATTGGCCATATACAGTCATCTTTTGTTGACAGATGGGGATTAGCATCAAGAGACTTAAATAAAACTGACA ggATTTTTACACTTCAGCAGCTTGTTTTGTGTGAACTAAGTGAGGATGGTGAACATGGAAAAATGATATCACGTGATGCTGTTGAAGGAACCACCACAGATGAACTGCAACATGTTGACCATAAGTTTACATACAAGCATACTTTAAATGTTTCAGCTTATCTAATAGATTTTTACCTTGAATTGACAAAGAGTCTTCACAAAACTTTATTCCAACCAACCTGCTTCAAAACTCTCAGTGGTTATCTTATACAAAGAAGAAATCAAATCAATAGGAAGG TGAAACCTAAAGTCAGGCTCTTCAAGAAAGAACTGTCTTCTGGGTTTATTGTGAGTTGTTTGGCGACAGGATTTTACCCTCGTCACATCAACCTGACCCTGTTGAGAGATGGACAGCCTGTATCTGATCATGATGTCACTGGAGGAGATCTGCTGCCCAATGGAGATGGGACGTACCAGATGAGGAAGAGTCTGGAGATCAGAGCAGaggaaagacaaaaacacaagtactcctgctctgttaaacacctcAGTCTAGACAACAAACTCCATGTTGATTTgg ACTTTGATCACGGTGAACCATTTAAATTACTGATTCCTACAGTTCTG tcggtgacacttaTGTTGGTGTTTGGAGTTGCAGCTGCTGTAATTGCAAGGAAAAGACGATGTTCAG ATTCCATTAAGAGTGGATATGCTTCTGCTTCAA catcTGAGGAGAGTATGGACATGTCACTCAAATGA